Part of the Cohnella candidum genome, ATGACGAGGCAGCTCCGGGTATCCCCGATGCCGTATCTCATAACCCAAATTCTGGCCTCGAACGTAGGGGGAACGGCTACCTTGATCGGAGATCCGCCGAATATCATGATCGGCAGCGAGGTCAAGGAACTTTCTTTCTCGGCCTTCATCGTCAATTTGGCCCCCATCGCGGCGATCATCATGCTGGTTTATGTCCCTCTTTTCATTCTGATGTTCCGCAAACGGCTGCAAACACAGCCCGAACATATCCGCAATCTGATGGAGATGGACGAAAAAGAGCTGATCCGCGATCGCGTCCTGCTGGCGAAAAGCTTGTCCGTGCTCGGCCTCACGATTCTCGGTTTCTTCCTGCACCAAACGTTTCACTTGGAATCCGCCACGGTCGCGCTCGCGGGCGCGTTCCTCCTGCTTCTGCTCACCGGGGAGCATGCCATGGAACACGCGCTCGGCAAAGTGGAATGGACGACGATTTTCTTTTTCGTCGGTTTGTTCGTTTTGGTGTCCGCCTTGGTGGAGACGGGCGTCATCGCCAAACTCGCGGAGCAGGCCGTCGAGTGGACCGGCGGAAATTTGACGGCTTCATCCATGCTGATCCTATGGCTCAGCGCGATCGCATCGGCTTTCCTGGACAACATTCCGTTCGTGGCCACGATGATTCCGATGATTCAGGAGATGGGGAACATGGGGGTCTCCAACCTGGAGCCGCTCTGGTGGAGCCTTGCGCTCGGGGCATGCTTAGGCGGTAACGGAACGCTCGTCGGGGCCAGCGCGAATCTTATCGCGGCAGGTCTGTCGGCCAAGGAAGGCCATCCGATCCGGTTCCTCGAATACATGAAAATCGGCT contains:
- a CDS encoding ArsB/NhaD family transporter, coding for MEQPAIIAVCIFLAIYALIISEKIHRTIVAMIGAVLMVVLGIVDQETALHHIDFNTLGLLVGMMVIVAITADTGVFKYVAVWAAKKAGGKPVRILIALCLITAIGSAFLDNVTTILLMVPVTFSMTRQLRVSPMPYLITQILASNVGGTATLIGDPPNIMIGSEVKELSFSAFIVNLAPIAAIIMLVYVPLFILMFRKRLQTQPEHIRNLMEMDEKELIRDRVLLAKSLSVLGLTILGFFLHQTFHLESATVALAGAFLLLLLTGEHAMEHALGKVEWTTIFFFVGLFVLVSALVETGVIAKLAEQAVEWTGGNLTASSMLILWLSAIASAFLDNIPFVATMIPMIQEMGNMGVSNLEPLWWSLALGACLGGNGTLVGASANLIAAGLSAKEGHPIRFLEYMKIGFPLMLLSVVLASAYVYLRYLV